The Magnolia sinica isolate HGM2019 chromosome 9, MsV1, whole genome shotgun sequence sequence acataTCTGGTTATAACAGTACAATATAACAATAACCATATTATATTTATACGTACCTAGGAATCAAAGAGATGAGGGTAATGACTGCGTATCTCTACTTCCCGTTCCCAGGTTGCTTCTTCTATAGAATGATAACCTCATTGGACTTTAACTAAGGGAATGACTTTAGTACAAAGAACTTGTTCTTTTCTATCCACGATACAaattggctgctcaatataggatgCATCTTCCCGAACTGCTAAGGATTGCCAGTCAATAACAGGTGCTATTATCTTCGGATCACATTTACGGAGCATCGAGATGTGAAAAACGTTATGAACTCCAGATAATTGGGGTGGCAAAGCGAGACGATAAGCTACGGTGCCAACTCGTTAAACAATATCAAAGGGCCCTATAAACCTCAGGGCTAACTTTTCCTTAAAACCAAATCATACTACacctttcactggtgaaactcgGAGATATACACGGTCTCCCTTGACAAACTCtctgcaaaactcttctgctgactTTGAGCTATAAGCATACGTTGTCGAATAAGATTAATCTTTTTGGACATTTTCCGAACAATATCAAGACCTAAAAGACATCGCTCACCAATCTTAGTCCAACAACTTGGGGACCTACAAGGTCTaccatataacgcctcatagggTGCCATGTCAATAATAgcctgaaaactattattatacgcaaaTTCTACTAACGGCAAGTGGTCGTCCCAACTACTAGAGAAATCTAAGGCACATGATCTGAGCATGTCCTCGAGAATCTGGTTAACTCTTTCagactgcccatctgtttgtggatgatatgctgTGCTAAATCTTAAAGtcgtccccattgctttttgaaaACTCTTCCAAAACTTTGATGTAAACCTTGAATCTCGGTAAGATACAATCAAAACAGGTACACCATGTAATCTAACAATTTCGTTTATAAACTACGTTGCGAGTCGTTCTTTAGACCAAGAAATACAAATAGGAAGAAAGTGGGCTGTCTTTGTCTAACGGTCTATAATAACCCATATAACATCATGTCGACGTAAGGTTCTTGGTAAACCCACGATGAAATCCATAGTTACATGTTCCCACTTTCATACAGGTATCTCCAAAGGTTCCAATTCCCCTGCTGGCTTTTGGTGCTCTGCCTTTACTCGTTTGCAAATGTCACACTCTGACACATGCCTAGCAACTTCATGTTTCATTCCAGTCCACCAAAATTGCCTTTTCATGTCCTTATACATCTTCGTAGATCTTGGGTGGATAGTAAACTGAGTGCGATGTGCCTCATCCATAAGGGCCTTCTTCAATTCTGAAATATCTGGAACATATAATCTGCCCTGAAACCGAAGTCCATCATCCAAACCTATCTGCCACCCCGGTTGACTTTTCCCTATTATCTCATCTTTACAAAACAACGCCCATTGATCAAACTGTTGGGCTTCTATTACTTGGGATATCAAAGAGGGCTGAATAGTTAAGTTTTCTAATTGTACAACTGAGGATTGTAGAGtcatttcaaaatcaaattcagcTATATCTTCTACCATTTTCCACTCTTGCATCATCAATTGTGCCACTTGGGCCTGTGGCTGATGACTTAAAGCATCCACCACCACATTAGCTTTTCCTgggtggtactaaagatcaaattCATAGTCTTTCATCAATTTCATCCAACGTCTCTATCTCATATTCAATTTGGCTTGGGAAAAGAGGTATTTCAGGCTCTTATGATCCGAAAAGAGTTCGAATCTAATCACATAAAAGtaatgcctccatactttgaGGGCAAAAACTACcactgctaactctaggtcgtgtgcaGGATAATTCTGCTCATGAGGCCTAAGTTGGAAAGATGCATATGCTACTACCTTGCCTTGTTGCATGAGGACACACCCCAAGCCTATAAGCGAGGCATCTGTATAAACAACAAATCCCTTACTCCCAGATAGAAGAGTGAGAATCGGTGCCGTCATAAGATGAGTTTTTAGTTTCGcgaatgctcgctcacaggctcCACTCCAAACAAACATTGCATCCATTCAAGTCAATTGGGTCAGTGGGGCAACTATACGAGAAATTCCTTTAACAAAACGTCTGTAATACCCTGCTAGACCTAAGAAACTCCGAATCTCAGATGCATTCTTCAGCTGTTTCCATTGCAAAACTGCTTCAACCTTAGCTGGATCAACTGAAACTCCATTCTTTGAAACTGTATGCCCCAAAAATTTTACttcttcctgccaaaactcacatttTTCCAGTTTAGCATATAACTGGTGAGCATGAAGGGTTTGCAACGTCATCTCTAAGCGACACTCATGATCTTCTCTTGTctttgaatatattaaaatatcatcaataaaaacaACAATAAACCGGTCCAAATAAGGACGgaatacctcattcatcaactataTAAATACTGCAGGTGCATTAGTTAGACCAAATGACATGACCTGAAATTCAAATTATCTATAACGAGTCACAAAAactgtcttcgggatatcttcctaccgaacccgaatctgatgatacccagaccgtaaatctatcttcgagaaatactgcaCACCActcaactgatcgaataaatcatctattcttgggagcggatacttgtttctAATCGTAACCTTATTAAGTCCTCTATAATCAACACATAACCGTAAAGaactatccttcttctttacaaaaagcacaggtgctccccaaggtgaaGTACTTGGGCGAATAAACTCCAAACGACGTAATTTATCTATCTGTCTTTGCAACTTATGCAACTCTAATAGTGTTATACGATAATGGGCTCTGGATATAGAGGCAGTACCAAGGATAAGATCTATTCAAAACTCTATACGTCTAGCAGGTGGCAAACCTAGAATTTCCTGAAAAACATCTGAAAAATTACGTACTACCAGCAACTGTTCAATACATATACCTTTAGACTCTTTATAAATACAGGACATCAAAGTCTCTATAAACTTATCTTTAGGATCAACCACAAACTGAAATCGAGGTTGGTCAGGTATAGAAAAGGTGACTGTTTTAGCTATACAGTCCAACACTGCATGGAACTTGGATAACCAATCCATTCCCAAAATCACATTATACTCTAACAACTCCAAGACATAACAATCGATTGGAAGGGCATGCATACTCTGCTATGTAAATAGGATAGTCCTGGCATATAGAACTCAACACCATTCTTTTCCCTAAAGGAGTCAAGAGCTCTAATCCCTTGGTCATCGATGTTCTTGGCAATTCCAAC is a genomic window containing:
- the LOC131255231 gene encoding uncharacterized protein LOC131255231, which codes for MTLQTLHAHQLYAKLEKCEFWQEEVKFLGHTVSKNGVSVDPAKVEAVLQWKQLKNASEIRSFLGLAGYYRRFVKGISRKANVVVDALSHQPQAQVAQLMMQEWKMVEDIAEFDFEMTLQSSVVQLENLTIQPSLISQVIEAQQFDQWALFCKDEIIGKSQPGWQIGLDDGLRFQGRLYVPDISELKKALMDEAHRTQFTIHPRSTKMYKDMKRQFWWTGMKHEVARHVSECDICKRVKAEHQKPAGELEPLEIPV